A single window of Meiothermus sp. DNA harbors:
- a CDS encoding phosphotransferase family protein has protein sequence MIDQPAATRPGEELDIPRLQSYLLDHLPDARGSLEVLQFPRGFSNLTYLLRLGEQELVLRRPPFGANIKTAHDMGREYRILLALKPVYPKVPRPLLYCADESVLGAPFYVMERLRGVILRTEPPEGMTPSLMRGVCEAALNAMVELHGLDYQKAGLADLGKPEGYVERQVRGWTERYQKALTEEIPGMEQAMAWLATHMPPVSAVALIHNDFKYDNLILDPSNLTRVMAVLDWEMATRGDPLMDLGTTLGYWAEADDPPGLKSFGLTHLPGNYSRAELVQAYAERTGRDVSNMLFYYVFGLFKVGVIMQQIYARYQKGLTQDARFAALIHLIREIGHKIQKALETEKL, from the coding sequence ATGATCGACCAACCCGCGGCCACCCGACCCGGCGAAGAACTGGATATTCCTCGGCTGCAAAGCTATTTGCTGGATCACCTGCCCGACGCCAGGGGGAGCCTCGAGGTCTTGCAGTTTCCCCGGGGTTTCTCCAACCTCACCTACCTGCTCCGGCTGGGCGAGCAGGAACTGGTACTACGCCGCCCGCCCTTCGGCGCCAACATCAAGACCGCCCACGACATGGGCCGCGAGTATCGCATCTTGTTGGCCCTCAAGCCGGTGTACCCCAAGGTGCCCCGGCCCCTGCTCTACTGCGCCGACGAGAGCGTGCTGGGGGCGCCCTTTTATGTGATGGAGCGCCTGCGTGGGGTGATTCTGCGAACCGAGCCCCCCGAGGGCATGACCCCATCCCTCATGCGGGGGGTCTGCGAGGCCGCTTTGAATGCGATGGTCGAGCTACACGGCCTGGACTACCAGAAAGCCGGTCTGGCCGACCTGGGCAAGCCCGAGGGCTACGTGGAGCGGCAGGTACGGGGCTGGACGGAGCGCTACCAGAAAGCCCTTACTGAGGAAATTCCCGGTATGGAACAGGCGATGGCATGGTTGGCTACCCACATGCCTCCTGTTTCCGCTGTGGCCCTAATCCACAACGACTTCAAATACGACAACCTGATCCTGGATCCCAGCAACCTGACCCGGGTTATGGCTGTACTGGACTGGGAAATGGCCACCCGGGGCGACCCCCTGATGGATCTGGGCACCACCCTGGGCTACTGGGCCGAGGCCGACGACCCCCCGGGCCTCAAGAGCTTTGGCCTGACACACCTGCCGGGCAACTACAGCCGGGCCGAGCTGGTGCAGGCCTATGCCGAGCGCACAGGCCGGGACGTTTCCAATATGTTGTTCTATTACGTTTTTGGGTTGTTCAAAGTGGGGGTGATTATGCAGCAGATTTATGCCCGCTACCAAAAGGGCCTCACCCAGGACGCCCGCTTTGCCGCCCTCATTCACCTGATACGC